The sequence tgcccgttgacagccgggataggctccagcgctcccgcgacccttgtgaggataagtggctcagaagatggatggatggaaacggTGCACCTTTTCTCCTTTTACGCCTAAACGTGTCCCTCCGTCTCGTGCGCGAGAGCCCTCGGATGAACCGCCGAGAGGTCAAATTTGGCTTTTCTCGTCCGCAGCTTGCCATGAGTCGGAGCGCCGTTCCGGAGAAGGGGGTCCGCCATCAGGTCTTGGACCTTCCTGCCTCTGCTCCTGCAGCGGGACGAGGCGGGGAGATGCCCTCGCGTGCGTCGGTGCCCCCCCCTCACTCGGCGCCGGAGCTGCGGGGGTCCCTGGACTGCTGGGCCTGCTCGGTCCTGGTGACGGCGCAGAACTTGGTCGTCGCCGCCGTCAACGCCTGCCTGGCCGGGCTGCTCTTCGGAAGCATCCTGACCCCGGCCGTCGTCATGGTTGCCTTTGGCTTCCTCTGCCACTCCTCGGtaagcgtggggggggggggggtgctggggTCTCATCTCCAAACTTCATTCAAGTCTAACGCGGAAATGAACTTTGACACCAAATAGAAGAGTGGTGCAAATTTAAGGTCGTCGTGGGGCTTTTCCAGGCCGCTGCCACGAGCGGTCGTGCCAGAGCAAAACCCGTTCCCACAACGTGGCTGTTTCCGCGCACCACACACATCCCAATCTTAAAAGGACCCCGAGAACGAGACTGGGCGCAGCGAGCCGGCAAGCATTCATCGAGACGGGCCCACCCAATCAGTCGTCACGCTTCGGTGACTTCTGCCGTGCGACGAAGGTTAATGAGCGGGACTTTTCTTCTCCGCTCCTCGAACGTCCGCGAACAAGAGTTCACGTGACAGCAGCTTAGTGGAAGATTAATGCGGACCTGACGAGTTTGCGAGAGGTTATCTCGACGGTATTGGGCGCTGACTTTCCCCTTGAAGGAACGTTTGCGCAAGACAATGTTTATGAATAAAGGCCAAAGCCAACCTCTGCATCTGCAGCCCTCGCGTGAGCTGTCGACACTCCCGCGCTCGtcacccccgccccctcgccgCAAATCTGATTGATGCCCGGATTCCCAACATTCTCCTGCTCTGTCACGTCAGGAGGCGATAAGGATGATGCAGTCCTGCTGTCTCCTCTCaaaccccctccctccctccctctcatgCGCACACTCGCCGACAGCGACCTTGGCGTTGACTCCGGGGAGAGAAACCGTCGCCGCGTTGGCCACTCACACGCGCCGTCTCCACTTTCCAAGGTGCGACTCCAGGGGACGAGGCCGTACTGCTCCGCCGTGCTGACGGATGGGGGCTGCGTGGCTCTGCTGGTGGTGGGCTTCCTCTTGGTGACCCCCTTTCTGGTGCTGGCTCTGGCCGCCTACTGCCGTCTGGCCAGGCATCTCCGGCTGGGGCTGTGCTTCATCCCGTACAGCCGCGCCGTGTACAAGAACCCGCCGGCCGCTCGGCGCTGCTGCGGAGGCCGGGATGGGGCGAGCGGGGGTGCTGAGGGAAAGGTCTGGGTGTAgagatgtgcttttttttcttcttcgtttGTTTACTTTTTATCATAAATATGGGGAGTGAAGCTGAATTGGCGACAATGGAGGAGGTACAGTGGAACTCTTTGTTCAATTGCGTCGTATTCATAACGCGTGCATTATGGATTGGAATGTACTCGAGTCACAATCAAACCTGACAATAAAAAATGGCCAACAACCCCCTCCCTGTCGTGTTCAATCAAAACGTACATATGGATGAatgtttacaaacaaacaaaaaaaaatcaaacactaATAGATTAGACAGAATGCGTGCAATCCAATGACGTCGAagaaaaactggactgcgcaggCAATCATTATGTATTGATCGCATCCTTTTCCAtgacaatgtgtgtatgtttgtcatACTTTTTGCCCagaccagaagtcagagcctgttgacaaTGACGTaaccaatgatggatgcagagtgcgaGAATTTGCCacatccaaaatggcggcgcggAAAGGCGCTGTTCATCTCCTCACCACAAGGCGGCGCCAGCCTCCGCGGTGGGGTGAAGGCCAGCAGCTGAGTTAATGACTTCCTGGTTGCATTTTGGCGGGAAAAGGTTGCCCCGTACCCGGAAGTGGTGAAGCGTTTGAATTGCGTGAAGGTCGCGAGCAAATGGCGACCCGCCtcaggttgtttttttcaaaggagAAACGTTTGTGGCGGGGCTCAGCGCGTCCAAATGCGGACTTTGTGCTGGGTTTTCGCTCTCCCGACGATTGGAGGCAGCTGTGCGCACTTGATGGGGGATCCATTAAATGCGCACAGGTGGCCTTAATGACACAAGCAGCAAAATGGCGGCTGGCTGGCACGCGTTGACTCAGCTCAGCAAGTACGCGAgtttcatttgtaaatgtttctttctttctttttttataagtTATACGTATAGTCGACGTGTTTTCCAAGGTGACCTCGAGTTCGTTGCAGGTTTCTCACTTCGAAGGGCGAGAGCAGCGTTCCAGCGAAGGTTTGAGGTATGGCGTTTGCTGAGCACCTCAGCTCACAATTGGCTTGAAagtttgatttcttttgatgGAAGGTTCGAAAAGCTggccagctttttttttatttgtatttttttgggcggggggggtgCGTCTGTAAATGACGCTCGATGGCTTTGTGGTTTTGTATTGAACTGTAGATTTCATGCATTTTtatgtgctttggttttcagaTCTGTGGTATTGCAATTGTACTATTCATGTCAATattgaaatgtacaaaaatttTCTGCCgtgaaatgttttcttctgTGGTGGTGTAATACGTTACACTTTCAATCTTAATGGTCATGTGTTCCTGGGTCTGTTTTATTCACCCTCTGGTTATCCAGTGAGGGGTGTGggtcatttttaatattgaaCTTTTGGGGTTCTTCTGATCTGTTTGACGTGTTGCAGAGGTGGAGCTGGATCATGAGAGTGTAAAAACTGGCAAAAATGAAGTGACCAGCACGCAACTAATGGTTGCATGTCTTTTACAGGGCGGATGAGGCGACTGCCGGGGGACGGGACGAGTGGAAGTAAAAATTCACCAGTGCGGGAGTCGTTAGTGTGTTTGGTGACAGGAGGGGGGGCAGAGTACTGGGCTTTGTGGCACACCTTGTGTAGCAGTCTGGGAAATGTTCAATTGGTGTAGTTGGCGCGTGGAAATGGTTAATAGGGGTGACGGTTGGACGTCTCGGTGCATTCGAGTGATGTTTGCAGGATCCTGCTTTAATTGGTCGGCTAGTTGTGTGGCTTGTCTCCGTCCAGAGTAGTTTTGTGGGTGGTGCTTTGAACGGTGGAGTATGCAGGGTTGAAGGGAGGAAACGAATAACATTGCTCCACTcgtataaatgtttttttttgtttgtttttcagggtGGCAGAGGATGAGACGAGACAGGAGGGGATGAATCAGGGTAACAAGAACATGCACAAATTCAAATGATCTgcactcaaccccccccccaccgttttgcatgattgggaaaaaagtaaaatgtataaACACCAGTGAAATAAGTATtgggctttcatttttttcgtgGTTAAGAAATAGAAAAACTAGACCTAAAACATGACAATGTGCAGTAAAAGGCAACGTTTGCACACAGTggttaaacacaaaaaaatcccccaataAATGGGACATATAGTGGAGTGATTTGATTGGGGGGGTAAAatagtaaatattttaaaattgtgcaGGATCTAAAAGACAATGCATTGTTAGTGTTTTTGTTgctcaatcttttcttttttggggtccTCCTTTCCCTCCCGTGAAGGAATACTTTAACCCTATTGCActataattcagtttttttttttttttttttttttttttgtgttagacCATGAGGAGTATCATGTTTTTAGAAAAGTCTTAAAGCTTCGGCTCTCCTTTTGTGGCGTGAGGGGAGAAGCGAATTGGAGGCAGGTGCGCACCAGCGAGCCATAAAGCTGACGCAGGTGCACTAATGGGCATGAGCAGCAAAATGGCGAGCAGGGAAGCGGCGTTTTCTCAGGCGTGcaagcaaatgtttgtttgtaacGGTGGAATTGTTTGTTGCAGGCTTCTCAGTGGCGAGGAAGCAGCCGCGTCGAAGGAAAAGTTTGTGCGTCACGTTGGGCTGAGCACTTGTTTCTTTTtacgtgattttatttttttatgctggCTGGCTCTTCTGTTTAGTTCTTTTCTGAATATTTACATGTATTATTGATGTAATTTGTATCTTTCCTGTGAGCCTTTcgcaatctttttttaaaaggcgGTGCTTCAACCGTGGAGGGCAACGTGTACAAAGGCACAAATGAATCCAAGTTTCCAGCTCCCAACGCGTGACACTTGTGTGCTTTTTGCAGGTTGAAAGAGGAGCCCGCCTGGTGGAAGGAGGTCAAAGGACGAGGCCTCTCAAGCTGTTTGCCCGTGTCTGAATCGGTCCGAGGTGACCGTGGACAAACAAAATTGACCAGCAGGGGGCAGAGTAGTGTACTTTGTGGTTTGTCTTGGCTGATTGGAGCTCCAGTTTGGATTTGTTTTAGCGAGGTCTGATTTGTGACGCCAGCAGGCAGGCAAAGTGTTGGGCCGTCAGGTGTTGTTGGCAGGGTTGTTCTCGAGGCGGTCTGGAGTTGTTTGGCCGGTCGCGGTTCAGGATGGCGGTTTGAAAGGCGGAGGCGCACGTTGCGGGTTTTGGGGGATGAGTCCGAAGTACTGGTCAACGCgcaaaacattttgtactggtttttatttttctctcgcTTCCTGCCCAGGGTGGTGGAGATGCAGAATCAGACAACGCACCAGGGTCAGCGGTTCTTAAAGactaatcagaatcatcttgaTGATGTAggtatgtcaaaaaaaaaattggtcacCGCTCTAGTATAAGTAAATTGAAAGAATACTTAAGAAGTTGGCAATTATGCAAAAAGATGCAGTCATTTCTCAAATGAGAACAGTTGAACATAAACAATAGTGTCTGGTCCATTTGGCCCGACAGATGTGACAAAACTGGCTCGGAAGTTAATGACGAGgggaaagaagttgttggaATTTCTTCTTGTCGTAGTTTGCGTGGCCAAATTGGACGAAGTGACCAGGATGGGGAGGCTGTAAGACGATTTTGGATGTAGAGCT comes from Syngnathoides biaculeatus isolate LvHL_M chromosome 21, ASM1980259v1, whole genome shotgun sequence and encodes:
- the LOC133494413 gene encoding uncharacterized protein LOC133494413 isoform X1, yielding MTMNKMRRIVRPVCAKSKVSNSWPAGPKPGRQMMIMWPVKANHVLSTCMILVQICTHTHTHTHTHKKNCHVINDKIEIQQAFLCYRAPTKVEKPKTSSLNFTDKYEEGGTAAHLVKRRAHSSEVPGSIAEAARAEFARASVAFLRPGTPGFLPHPGQSLWAEPEWREDGAKRRRRLNPVSSDKEVLLLRGGKGGPSDPRAPGPMATPVMVDPASCPLTAGIGSSAPATLVRISGSEDGWMETLAMSRSAVPEKGVRHQVLDLPASAPAAGRGGEMPSRASVPPPHSAPELRGSLDCWACSVLVTAQNLVVAAVNACLAGLLFGSILTPAVVMVAFGFLCHSSVRLQGTRPYCSAVLTDGGCVALLVVGFLLVTPFLVLALAAYCRLARHLRLGLCFIPYSRAVYKNPPAARRCCGGRDGASGGAEGKVWV
- the LOC133494413 gene encoding transmembrane protein 88-like isoform X2, with the translated sequence MSRSAVPEKGVRHQVLDLPASAPAAGRGGEMPSRASVPPPHSAPELRGSLDCWACSVLVTAQNLVVAAVNACLAGLLFGSILTPAVVMVAFGFLCHSSVRLQGTRPYCSAVLTDGGCVALLVVGFLLVTPFLVLALAAYCRLARHLRLGLCFIPYSRAVYKNPPAARRCCGGRDGASGGAEGKTRSQSLLTMT